The proteins below are encoded in one region of Drosophila santomea strain STO CAGO 1482 chromosome 3R, Prin_Dsan_1.1, whole genome shotgun sequence:
- the LOC120454186 gene encoding uncharacterized protein LOC120454186, translated as MWQQVLWAETPNWSHSDVLREFWTHLRMEVRFRTLLHYRLGSCDCWFDDVLGSDNSTALMWNNQTYPHYLRHRQDADILAVSCLRFQQYQEVLIALSAMLDQIRSTPVVLQLCGDEDSNQELNSARLMLKQSQDLKMPNVVLLSWKFVTSGTLYSYEMFPEFKVQTLVYQAYRTLFPYKLSNLKGYPIRTIPDNSEPHTIVQRMWNGSITIKGPVWQLMVEFVKHLNGTLQLPIEPHPERSFKLVEILDLVRNQTVDIAASLRPYSVHVQRSSTHIYGFPMMVGNWCAMLPTERVIGSHEALTRLMESPWTWLVLLLLYGLHRFLVLKTRLRSSLVHLIKLLINLALICFLQAQLSAYFIGPQKVNHIANMQQLEESGLKIRGMRSEFMEYPIDMRIRHASSFLLHDVFFDLTQYRNNFNTSYGYTVTSAKWQLYKEAQRHFRRPLFRYSEDICVQKLSLFSLILQDNCLYRHENKRFILRMHEAGLIYLWYRRSYYVMVTAGRFPIGDLSTVHQAQPICLSEWQYVVSLYGAGLLFSVLVFVIELTVHYVNVCLNNL; from the coding sequence ATGTGGCAACAAGTGCTGTGGGCCGAGACCCCTAATTGGTCTCATTCAGACGTTCTCCGGGAGTTCTGGACACATTTGAGGATGGAGGTTCGATTCCGAACCCTGCTCCACTATCGATTGGGATCCTGTGATTGCTGGTTTGACGATGTTTTGGGCTCTGACAACTCAACGGCTTTAATGTGGAATAATCAGACATATCCACATTATCTGCGACACCGACAGGATGCCGACATATTGGCAGTGTCCTGTCTGAGATTTCAGCAATACCAGGAAGTACTGATAGCATTAAGCGCAATGCTGGATCAAATACGTAGCACACCCGTGGTCTTGCAGCTTTGTGGAGATGAAGATTCCAACCAGGAACTGAACTCAGCTCGGCTAATGTTGAAACAAAGTCAGGATCTAAAAATGCCCAATGTTGTGTTGCTCTCGTGGAAGTTTGTTACCTCTGGAACACTCTATTCCTACGAAATGTTTCCAGAATTCAAAGTTCAAACACTAGTTTATCAAGCATACCGCACCCTGTTCCCTTATAAGCTGAGCAACCTGAAGGGATATCCTATACGAACAATTCCAGATAATTCTGAGCCACATACCATCGTGCAAAGGATGTGGAATGGTTCCATCACCATTAAAGGTCCTGTATGGCAATTGATGGTTGAGTTCGTCAAACATCTTAATGGCACTCTTCAGCTGCCCATAGAGCCACATCCGGAAAGATCCTTTAAACTGGTCGAGATCCTGGATTTGGTAAGAAATCAAACCGTGGATATAGCAGCCAGCTTGAGGCCTTATAGCGTCCACGTGCAACGCAGCAGCACGCACATATATGGCTTTCCGATGATGGTGGGAAATTGGTGTGCGATGCTACCTACGGAAAGGGTAATAGGTAGCCATGAGGCGTTGACCAGATTGATGGAGTCACCTTGGACGTGGTTAGTCTTGCTACTTCTCTACGGTCTGCACAGATTTTTGGTACTAAAAACACGTTTAAGAAGTTCACTTGTTCATCTGATAAAACTGCTGATTAACCTCGCGCTCATCTGCTTTCTACAAGCTCAACTTTCGGCCTATTTTATTGGACCCCAGAAGGTGAATCACATTGCCAACATGCAGCAACTAGAGGAGTCGGGTTTGAAAATCAGAGGAATGCGATCTGAGTTCATGGAGTATCCCATTGATATGAGAATTCGGCATGCATCCTCCTTTCTGCTGCATGACGTTTTCTTTGATTTGACACAATATCGTAATAACTTCAATACATCGTATGGCTATACGGTCACCTCCGCTAAGTGGCAGTTGTACAAAGAAGCCCAGCGGCATTTTCGACGACCTTTGTTTCGCTACTCGGAGGATATTTGTGTCCAGAAGCTGTCACTTTTCTCACTCATCCTGCAAGACAACTGTCTGTATCGCCACGAAAACAAAAGGTTTATCCTGCGAATGCACGAAGCCGGACTCATTTACCTGTGGTATCGAAGATCCTACTACGTAATGGTCACTGCAGGACGTTTCCCCATTGGGGACTTGAGCACAGTCCATCAGGCGCAACCCATTTGCTTGTCCGAATGGCAGTATGTGGTATCACTCTATGGGGCTGgacttttattttctgtgcTTGTTTTCGTCATCGAGCTCACAGTTCACTATGTAAATGTTTGCCTAAACAACTTGTAA
- the LOC120452412 gene encoding uncharacterized protein LOC120452412 — protein MSTGVNSLHSKLVSLISRGQELTSIFFYAPAKEKCHLEDTIASATWGLPLVIWRTDRAVILNGFIGEGLLVLACLPGFHWRALLGSLSRSLKYLRQARILIEFVEDRDEFLVSEVLQFCLSHDMINVNAIFADFSETENLSSFEAYPSFEVVNQTFTPDTQVADLYPNKMLDLRESFIRTMPDYSVPNTILYQDTEGNKEILGYLWDLLKVYAQKHNAQLQVVNKNADDRPLNYIELLEAAQSGIVDLCASIQPMSMGFIGRMHEMSYPVNQASWCTMLPVERQLHGSELLSRVLPYPTLALLLILWILYELLRGRWRRHSRLQSIGWLVLATLVSTNYVGRLLNLFTDPPSLPPINSLAALMESPVRIISERSEYSAIEFTQRTKYSAAFHLALQASILIGLRNAFNTSYGYTITSEKWKIYEEQQKRGSKPVFRYSKDLCFYEMIPFGLVIPENSPHKAPLHSYTLLIRQSGLHDFWVNRGFSYMVKAGKINFTAIGKRYQAKTLKFTDLRHVFIVYVSVVLISMLLFTCELFVSWVNYWLGF, from the coding sequence ATGTCTACCGGCGTTAATAGCCTGCACTCCAAGCTCGTGTCGCTTATAAGCCGTGGTCAAGAACTCACCAGCATTTTCTTCTATGCTCCTGCGAAAGAAAAATGCCACCTTGAAGATACCATTGCATCTGCCACTTGGGGATTGCCTCTGGTGATTTGGCGAACGGATAGAGCTGTGATCCTGAATGGATTCATCGGCGAGGGACTCTTGGTGCTGGCTTGTCTGCCAGGATTTCATTGGAGAGCTCTGCTAGGCAGCCTATCAAGGAGTTTGAAATACCTCAGACAGGCGAGGATACTTATTGAATTTGTAGAGGACAGAGATGAATTTCTAGTCAGTGAAGTGCTGCAGTTTTGCCTCAGTCACGATATGATTAATGTCAATGCAATATTTGCCGATTTTTCGGAAACTGAAAATCTTTCCAGCTTCGAGGCCTATCCAAGTTTCGAAGTGGTGAACCAAACATTTACACCTGACACACAAGTAGCTGACTTGTATCCGAATAAGATGTTAGACCTTCGTGAAAGTTTTATTCGTACAATGCCAGATTACTCGGTGCCAAATACCATTCTTTACCAGGACACAGAGGGCAATAAAGAGATTCTTGGCTATTTGTGGGACTTATTAAAGGTCTATGCTCAAAAGCACAATGCCCAACTGCAGGTGGTCAATAAGAATGCGGATGATAGGCCACTCAACTACATAGAACTCCTTGAGGCAGCCCAAAGTGGAATCGTAGACCTGTGTGCCAGCATACAACCAATGTCGATGGGTTTCATAGGCCGCATGCACGAGATGTCCTATCCGGTGAACCAGGCCAGTTGGTGCACCATGTTGCCGGTGGAAAGGCAGCTCCATGGGTCCGAGTTGCTATCGCGGGTGTTGCCATATCCCACACTTGCCCTACTACTAATCCTCTGGATTCTCTACGAGCTTCTTCGTGGACGCTGGCGGCGACATTCGAGACTCCAAAGTATTGGCTGGCTGGTGTTGGCCACATTGGTTAGCACAAACTACGTGGGAAGACTGCTCAATCTATTTACAGATCCACCATCTCTGCCACCAATCAACAGCCTGGCAGCTTTGATGGAATCACCTGTGCGCATCATCTCCGAACGATCCGAATACTCGGCCATTGAATTTACACAGCGCACCAAATACTCCGCTGCATTCCATCTGGCATTGCAGGCATCGATACTGATAGGACTGCGAAATGCCTTCAATACATCCTACGGCTATACGATCACTAgcgaaaagtggaaaatatatgaggagcagcagaagcgcGGCTCAAAGCCAGTGTTTCGGTACTCCAAGGACCTGTGCTTCTATGAGATGATACCATTTGGACTGGTCATTCCGGAGAACTCGCCCCATAAAGCTCCATTGCATAGTTACACGCTGCTCATCAGACAGTCTGGTCTGCATGATTTCTGGGTGAATAGGGGCTTTTCCTATATGGTTAAGGCGGGTAAGATCAACTTTACAGCCATTGGGAAGCGTTATCAGGCCAAAACCCTCAAGTTTACGGACCTCAGACATGTCTTTATCGTTTACGTCTCAGTAGTGTTAATTAGCATGCTTCTGTTTACCTGTGAGCTTTTTGTCAGCTGGGTAAACTACTGGCTGGGCTTTTAA
- the LOC120454237 gene encoding uncharacterized protein LOC120454237: MLSNISFSPAPELVDLYGLVLKFLVSSETTLFYFNPTGQKCSWETLLRTNLSSHPQIIWYREEPYPGLYKRHSSNLFVMSCLSSMSYAGQLKLLAESLTRFRLVRVLIEVQDKGGSFLASQILLLCQQHSMLNVVLYFSRWTRTLNVFSYLAFPYFKLLQQRLLGFSPPNIFIDQLADLQGYKIRVQPDLSPPNTFPYWDQRGEYRIGGFLWRIVKNFSKSLRGDIQVLYPTWPTAKVSAAEYMIQFTRNGSSDIGVTTTMITFKHEERYRDYSYPLFDISWCTLLPVEKPLSVEVLFFRILSPGLALLLLFAFILCFLIVPQLIKYWGIAFRGRLIRMASRIFALLMLCSSAAQLLSLLMSPPFHTRIKSFDDLLSSGLKIFGISSEFYFLDGGFRAKYASAFHLTDNPNELYDNRNYFNTSWAYTITSVKWHVIEAQQRHFAHPVFRYSKDLCFCSDSPWGLLLAPESLYRERLHRFILNMNQAGLMTHWMTNSFYEMVRAGRMTLKDYSSTHLMEPLRIKDLRMCWLILAVGLGTATVVFTIELLLFYTNVFLNSL, encoded by the coding sequence ATGTTGTCCAATATCAGTTTTAGTCCTGCTCCCGAACTGGTCGATCTATACGGTTTGGTCCTGAAGTTTTTGGTGTCCTCGGAGACCACACTGTTTTACTTTAACCCCACTGGACAGAAGTGTAGCTGGGAAACACTGTTGAGGACTAATCTATCCAGTCATCCCCAGATCATTTGGTATCGCGAGGAACCTTATCCAGGATTGTACAAGCGACACAGCAGTAATCTCTTTGTAATGAGCTGTCTATCATCGATGTCTTATGCTGGGCAGCTCAAGCTTTTGGCCGAGAGTTTGACCAGATTCCGGTTGGTAAGAGTACTTATCGAGGTGCAGGATAAAGGAGGCTCCTTTTTGGCCTCTCAAATCCTTTTGCTCTGCCAACAACACAGTATGCTAAATGTGGTTCTGTACTTTTCACGCTGGACACGCACTCTGAATGTCTTCAGTTACCTGGCTTTTCCGTATTTCAAGCTCTTGCAGCAGCGATTATTGGGATTTTCCCCACCCAACATTTTCATCGACCAGCTGGCGGATCTCCAAGGCTATAAAATTCGGGTTCAACCCGACCTGTCACCTCCCAACACATTTCCGTATTGGGATCAACGTGGTGAATATCGAATAGGTGGATTTTTGTGGAGGATTGTAAAGAACTTTTCAAAAAGTTTGAGAGGCGACATCCAGGTTCTATATCCGACATGGCCAACGGCCAAAGTTTCAGCAGCAGAATATATGATTCAGTTTACTCGGAATGGAAGTTCGGACATCGGAGTAACTACCACGATGATAACGTTTAAGCACGAGGAAAGGTATCGCGACTATAGCTACCCTCTGTTCGACATCAGCTGGTGTACCCTGTTGCCGGTGGAGAAGCCTTTAAGTGTGGAAGTCCTATTTTTCCGTATACTGAGTCCTGGATTGGCACTTCTTCTACTTTTCGCCTTTATACTGTGCTTTTTAATAGTTCCCCAGCTGATTAAGTATTGGGGTATCGCTTTTCGTGGACGTTTAATACGAATGGCTTCAAGGATATTCGCCTTGCTGATGCTTTGCTCCAGTGCTGCCCAATTGCTCTCCCTGCTCATGTCCCCACCGTTCCACACACGAATCAAAAGCTTTGATGACCTTTTATCCTCCGGCTTGAAGATATTTGGCATAAGCAGTGAGTTCTATTTTCTGGATGGCGGTTTTCGGGCCAAGTACGCGTCAGCTTTCCACCTGACTGATAACCCAAATGAGCTCTATGATAACCGAAATTACTTTAATACAAGTTGGGCCTATACCATCACGTCGGTAAAGTGGCATGTGATTGAGGCCCAACAGCGGCACTTTGCACATCCAGTGTTCCGGTACTCGAAGGACTTGTGTTTCTGCTCGGACTCACCCTGGGGCTTGCTGTTGGCACCGGAGTCCTTATATCGGGAACGGCTTCATCGTTTCATCCTAAACATGAACCAAGCTGGCTTAATGACCCATTggatgaccaacagtttctaTGAGATGGTGAGAGCTGGACGCATGACTCTCAAGGATTATAGCAGCACACATCTAATGGAACCGCTGCGCATCAAGGACCTTCGCATGTGCTGGCTCATCTTGGCAGTGGGTCTGGGCACTGCGACCGTCGTATTCACCATCGAATTGCTTCTTTTCTACACCAACGTATTTCTCAATAGCTTGTAG